ATACAAATTCTTAAATACAATACCATGATACAACTATGTAATGGGAATATGGTTCCcgaaaataaaaattgtattatTTCTGGGGTGCTGAGACCCTCTGTTTTTTCAAATATGATATTCAGATTTGTTTCTAATATTTTGGGTTCTTATTGTAGGTTTTAAGTTCCATGTTCTTTACACTGTATCAAACTTGAATTCCTAGATAAGGAATGAAAGATGAATCAATTTAATTGGAAAAGGAAGTAATTATTGTCTGTGCAATCCCTGTATATAAAATTTGCAGTATTCTTAATTGCAAATTTTCTCAGTCCACCGGTTggaagtgtatttttattttgctatcCAAAGattcctgtgtgttttgtttcccttcccTTACAGATCCATGAGCATATGGCAGATAACCTCTGCAATGGAGGCTCAGAAGCAGCCTGGTTTTACAGCTGTGCTAGCAGAACGATCAGTTCCAACCTCTTCTCTTCAGCCTGCGCagggttctccagcccccagccAAGGCAGTGTGATTCTTCAGCAGGAGCAAGCCCTGTCCCAGCCCGTGTACCTCAAAGCCCTCACCATACCGCTGTATCAGCCCGTGCAGGCAGGATGCTTCCAGCCAAACAGCCAGTTAGTGACTGGCAGGAGCTGTGTAAATCTGGACAGCAGTAACGTACCTCTAATCCTGAACCCACTTGTCCCTTCAGAAGCCACAGATCAGCCTCAGcctgtttttcagaaacaacTCGGGCAAACCCTAACGTTGAACATAGTGAGTACTTTACCAGTTTTATCATCACCAAATTCTTGTGTCAATGCATCTATTGGAAGCccaggaaaatcaaaaaaagcTGGGAAATATATCTGCAAACACTGTGGACGGGATTGTTTGAAGCCAAGTGTCCTTGAGAAACATATTCGCTCTCACACGGGAGAGAGGCCCTTTCCGTGCACCACCTGTGGCATCGCTTTTAAAACTCAAAGCAATTTGTATAAACACAGACGAACTCAAACACACGTCAACAATACCAGGCTGCCCTCAGACTCAGACAGCGGTGGCATATTGGAGCAAAATGAGAAATCAACAGAGACCACCACCTCACAACAAGGCAGCAAACTACTTAGTAGGACCTGTGAAGACAAGGGGATAGAGATGAAACAAGCATGTTCAGAGACCAGTGCTGTAACAGACACTAAGAAACTTCATGACCTTTTGCCGCCAGCAAAAAGCAATTCATcatcttcagaaaaacaagaaacaacCCATCAGTGCTGCAGTTCAAAGGCTAATCAGGGGGTTCCCGAAAGAGAACCTCAGAGTTTATCATCTCCAGGAGCTTTGCCAAATAGTCAGTGCCACAGAAAGAAGATACACGAGCAGAGAACTCCAACTGCCAATAAGCATATTCAGCTGCAAAGGCAGCAAGCAacttcttcagaaaagcagtgGGATTACAAGCCGTTTGACTGCAAGCTAAAGAAGTGCGAGAGCACTGACTCAGGGTACCTGTCACGCTCTGACAGCACAGAACAGCAGATGACATCATCCAGCCCCTTGCACAGTCTCTCCGAGCACAGCACGGAACTAGAAAATGAAACTGCCTTCAGCAGCCCGAGGTGTGCCCCTGGAAGCACTGCAAAGCTGGACGCGGCTGGGAAAGCTACAGCCTCGATGctagagaaaaagaggctggaAGAACACATTTCCAAACTTATTTCTCATAACAAAAGCGTGGTGGATGATACCCAGTTAGACAACGTCAGGCCCAGGAAAACTGTCCTTTCCAAACAGGGAAGCATTGATCTGCCGATGCCTTATACATACAAAGACTCGTTCCATTTTGACATCAGAACTGGTGATGTAAATAGGAAAAAGAATCTCGCTCTCTGTTCAGCAAAATCTACCTTTGCACCCCTAGAAAAATGCAAGCCAGTGCTGTTTCATTCAGTCCCCACCCAGTTCTCCACAACGATAGACACGGTGCCTGTGACACGAAGCAACTCTTTGCCATTTGTGGAGGGCACAAGAATGGTCCATGACAaagcaggttgctcaaaaccacTTTCTCTTACTAAGCAGTCTGTAAATACAGGCTCTGCTAGCTTGCTGCCTAGCAACAGTCTCGCTGCAAATTCCGTGGATTTTCCTAATAGCCATCCCCGAGCTCTAGTCAGACAAACAGCAGTGGATGATTTGCCACTAAGTAATGTGGTTGATCACCCTCTTCTGTCAGAGGAGTTGCAAGGGAGTAAAAAGATTGGGACTGGAGAAGTAATCAGtgctaaaaataagaaacacaaTCAAAGGAAGCTGAAGATGTTCTCGCAAGAAAAATGGCAAATGTATGGAGatgaaacatttaagaaaatctaccaaaaaatgaaaagcagtcaaaatgccaagaaaattaaacaaaggggaaagaagaTTACAGACGTTACAAGCTTCACTCCTGATTCAAATGAATCAATCAGCAGTACTGAAATTACTGAGGATCGAGATGGCAGGAGCTCTGTAAGCAGCAGTCTTTCCTCCCTTGTGTCAACAGGTTTAAACACTGGAAAATCAGAAACCTGTGCTGCTGGTAATCATATCCTACAGAACGTGTCCTCCAAGGAAACTGCAGGCAGTTTAACCTACACAATGGAAACATCACATTCAGTAAACACTAGTACACATACTGTAATGAGCAAAACTTCCAGAGATCTCAGTGGCAGAGACACAGATAAATGCACAGCTGGCAACAACACATTACTTGCTCCAAGCAGTTGTGAGCTCAGGCTTCAAAATACTCAGTGTCAGCTGAACAGTAACAGAAGGAACGATGACAGCTTGCCAGTGCAGAGTAGCCAATGGGAAAAAACAAGCCCTAGGAAGGAATCTGGTACATTTGAATTGGGTAGTAAAAGCACTTCAAACAATCATGGAAACCATAGCAGGAATAAGGAAACTGGCCGGCATGCCCTGACACCCCTGTGGGTCCATTGCAACAGCGGAGAAGCTGCAGGGAAATCCCAGAATTTACcgtcagaaagaaaaaagctgaaatttgaAGCAGAGAAGACACAAAACATTACTTCAAATTCCTGTCCTAGTACCAGAAGTGAAAACAATGCCATAACGGAAGGAGAGGGAGTCTGCTGCATTAGCTCTCCGTGCCTTCCCACAGCACCAGTGAAATTCTCCAGtaaagcagaggagcagaaagtAAACACAGGAATTAATGAATCCGCTGGAGCTACCAAAAATTTGGAGTATATGAAAACAATCAAACTCCCCACAGAAGCTTTTAATTATAGTGATGTTAACCTCCTTTCACATCCAGCAGGTATTACAAAAGCTTCATGCGTGGGATTTTTAGGTCCTGAATTAAGCGGAAGCGACTGCAATTCTTTTGCCTTGCACAATGCAACAACTAAAGATGTCAAAACATGTCTTGGGAAAACAGGAGCAAAAGTACCACTTTTCAATGACAGTGCTGTTGAAGGGTCTTCCAAAAGTCATCATGTGCAATCTGGTCTTTTAAGTCCAGTCCCACAACAAAATGCCTTTTCTCCAAAATACATCCTTAAATTGCCACAAGATAAGAGGACCTCAGATTTGTCACTTTTGCTGAGATCAGAACAGAAGACAATACCTTGCACATCCGTGACAGACACCTTAATCGGCTCTCCCTGCTTTTCCAGCAGTGGCTCAATCTGTTCTCATTCTAATGATTCGATTTGTTCCCCTTTAAAATCTGAAGTGAGACAAAAGGCCAGCAAAGGAGAGCTCCAATGGGATGTAGATGCAAACTGGAAAGCTCCAGCATTTTGTTCACCAGTCAGttcagaaacaataaaaatcttAACTACAGCAGATAACACCTTCTATAACCCAAACTTCAGGCAGCAGGATATTGTAAGAAATGCttggaaaaacaaagagaacaaaaataaattaaattatcaaAGGCAAACAGAAGAGAAGTGTATGAGCATAACTATTCCCACTACACAGActccaaagaagaaaatatgctttACTTCTATGTACACAAGTGGCTTTTTTGCATCAGCTGACAacaaagaagagaggaaggtTTTACATCATTTTTGCTCAGGAAGTGACTCTCTGATAACGACATCTGCTTCTAGCAAGGGTGCAGAGCCAACAGtcatgggatgggatggagctggaagCCCATGCATTCTTAAGGGCACTTCCCAGGATACGTGGTGCTCTCAGAACTCAACAGAAAATGCCACTTATTTTTGCCATTCTTTTGGCACTTCCTATTGCCACACCCTCACCACTCACTGTAAAGAACTCCCAGCACTACCCCAGAATAATCTGACTGACTACTCTGGAGATTTAACAGTATCAAGCACGAAGAGCACCTTCCCATCACTAAATGCTGAGCCTCGATTAACTTGGTGTTGTCTAACAAGAAGCCTTCCTCTGCCTGCTGAGCAGAAAGGGAATGCAGACTCTGCTTATTCCTCCATACACGTTTGTGACAAGGAATCCAGCAATGAGTGCAAACTGTCAAAATATGATATTTCTgtgttcaaaatgaaaaatattagcaAGACTGTGGCATATGGCTTAACAAACAGGAGtttaaaaacactgttttcatccttttctAAAGGACAACAGATGCAGGAGGTAATATTAATAATCCTATTTCCTTTCACAAGAGGGTGTAATTGGCTGACATCCCCCACCCACCTCCTCCCATgctagaaaaatgaaagaattatcagaattataaattattaaatgAAAGAATTATACTTATGGATATCTACAGGCATTTGTCAGTACAGAATTTACAATTTATCTTAAGATACATATTCATTTGATGCATGAATATGTGTGAATATGTGTGAATTCACACATGCATATGTGTGAATATTTCTTTCACTTAGGAATTTCAGTAGGAACGCTGTCTAGTGAGGAGAGTGTATTTCTAgttctttattttccctcttgtgattatattttatattcttctgTAACAGTGTATGTAtgtcattgttttcattttaaatgaatattcCAATTAGAGTAGGACTTAAGTAAACCATTAATATCAAGACTTTACTATACTTGGAGATACTTGCAGCCAAAGAAAGACTGTGTACTAGATCTCTTATCATTTAGATACATTGAAATGTCAGCAAAACCAAACTGCACTAATACCCTGTCTGTGTTTAAGGcttgaaagcttttcttttttaggtaAGTGAAGGCAGACTAGCCTATCTGTACAGATCCTAAAACAGCTCTGTAAGGCTAAGCTAGTTTTTGTATGGAAGAAGAATACAAAAGAACATACACTAATCCTATTTAGATCCACAGAAGTAGTGAGTTGctttaattgcattttataaAAGTAAATGTACAAagtgattagaaaaaaaacaacactcaAATTCT
The DNA window shown above is from Phaenicophaeus curvirostris isolate KB17595 chromosome 18, BPBGC_Pcur_1.0, whole genome shotgun sequence and carries:
- the ZNF831 gene encoding zinc finger protein 831, with the translated sequence MSIWQITSAMEAQKQPGFTAVLAERSVPTSSLQPAQGSPAPSQGSVILQQEQALSQPVYLKALTIPLYQPVQAGCFQPNSQLVTGRSCVNLDSSNVPLILNPLVPSEATDQPQPVFQKQLGQTLTLNIVSTLPVLSSPNSCVNASIGSPGKSKKAGKYICKHCGRDCLKPSVLEKHIRSHTGERPFPCTTCGIAFKTQSNLYKHRRTQTHVNNTRLPSDSDSGGILEQNEKSTETTTSQQGSKLLSRTCEDKGIEMKQACSETSAVTDTKKLHDLLPPAKSNSSSSEKQETTHQCCSSKANQGVPEREPQSLSSPGALPNSQCHRKKIHEQRTPTANKHIQLQRQQATSSEKQWDYKPFDCKLKKCESTDSGYLSRSDSTEQQMTSSSPLHSLSEHSTELENETAFSSPRCAPGSTAKLDAAGKATASMLEKKRLEEHISKLISHNKSVVDDTQLDNVRPRKTVLSKQGSIDLPMPYTYKDSFHFDIRTGDVNRKKNLALCSAKSTFAPLEKCKPVLFHSVPTQFSTTIDTVPVTRSNSLPFVEGTRMVHDKAGCSKPLSLTKQSVNTGSASLLPSNSLAANSVDFPNSHPRALVRQTAVDDLPLSNVVDHPLLSEELQGSKKIGTGEVISAKNKKHNQRKLKMFSQEKWQMYGDETFKKIYQKMKSSQNAKKIKQRGKKITDVTSFTPDSNESISSTEITEDRDGRSSVSSSLSSLVSTGLNTGKSETCAAGNHILQNVSSKETAGSLTYTMETSHSVNTSTHTVMSKTSRDLSGRDTDKCTAGNNTLLAPSSCELRLQNTQCQLNSNRRNDDSLPVQSSQWEKTSPRKESGTFELGSKSTSNNHGNHSRNKETGRHALTPLWVHCNSGEAAGKSQNLPSERKKLKFEAEKTQNITSNSCPSTRSENNAITEGEGVCCISSPCLPTAPVKFSSKAEEQKVNTGINESAGATKNLEYMKTIKLPTEAFNYSDVNLLSHPAGITKASCVGFLGPELSGSDCNSFALHNATTKDVKTCLGKTGAKVPLFNDSAVEGSSKSHHVQSGLLSPVPQQNAFSPKYILKLPQDKRTSDLSLLLRSEQKTIPCTSVTDTLIGSPCFSSSGSICSHSNDSICSPLKSEVRQKASKGELQWDVDANWKAPAFCSPVSSETIKILTTADNTFYNPNFRQQDIVRNAWKNKENKNKLNYQRQTEEKCMSITIPTTQTPKKKICFTSMYTSGFFASADNKEERKVLHHFCSGSDSLITTSASSKGAEPTVMGWDGAGSPCILKGTSQDTWCSQNSTENATYFCHSFGTSYCHTLTTHCKELPALPQNNLTDYSGDLTVSSTKSTFPSLNAEPRLTWCCLTRSLPLPAEQKGNADSAYSSIHVCDKESSNECKLSKYDISVFKMKNISKTVAYGLTNRSLKTLFSSFSKGQQMQELNSAAPGGSFKNISEQKKKSVVCKKEKLSMNNLKRSHKQKKIKVTPKWYRGRHVHGYAQLKMNRLSKRHRFPKVTLDAWKKGYSSQPCTSNKKCHSPQSKVQENYLHQQKDTSCSTSDNPLRRRKKDVKNTSGISSYTENLNHVKQKIKTDEQDLSGQIREHTRTNSSSEDVTAPLEISMTVQPFSSTVNTTMQQVSSDVEICCSVTQPLVFQRSVPAESQSNLQSDFMESSCWSRPFDFTNTGTSDQLDSINSETTGPLSSHVEASQENILNVESENQRFGTLDPAIQTSEREKSPSEENTSPSPNDNSTPSSQPGCSRLLGSQADSLPQSVTRAKLPSTEYMEQANFSQKILDLPGSADRDGAHLQSHSYGRSHETAITAFKKLPVTLRSPEFKTYSATSSKTYKKRGLEMMKKQTRVEYDDTSSDDEDRLVIEI